TAGATCTTCTGCAGCGTCCTTTTCTGCAGTTGACTTGAGAGGGCTAGGAAAGGAAGTACTGTAGAGGCTGTCATTCTAGCCTAGGTATTAAGACATTGTTCTTCCTTAAACAATAAGTGAATGGTTTGTTTTTATGTCAACTGCAATAATCGTGTTAAAATGTGAATTGTTAACTATAATGGCTGTTCACTTGCACAGGTGCTTGTTATATGAACTAAGCCTGGCACGTACTTGGTCTATTTTGAAAAAGATATATCAACGTAAACAGTGGATATTAGGCGGCATAGTTAGTAGGAGGTGCCATTTAATTCACCATCCTTGCTAATGTAACTTTAAGTGAGGTGCCTTTGCTAATTTCATGAATTTGTAATGACCATTAACCCACAGTAGAAAATGCCCTTCATTAAATTGACAGCAGTGTAGGAAGAATCTTGAATAAGATTTTCAGCAGTGCTGATTCAAAATGTTTATGTATTTCTTGCAGATTATAATTTTGTTCATTTGTGTTACTTTTGCTGCACTCAATGCTCAATGGTTTGGGCAGATAACTTCTGAAATCATGGCTGACATGCATCTGATTGAAAGGAGCTGTGGGCTTGGACAGGATATTGGATTGTCTACCAACAGAGAGGCCTATAACCAGTTGAAAGAGAGTAACCCCAAATACAAGGCACTTTCAAAGCAACTTGCACTGTATCACAATGCCTCCTCTTTATGTAACCTGTGTTGTATCATTTGTAATGGGATAAGTTTGTACTATATAGCAGCCAATTTATCCACATTATAAAGATGGTAAGAATAAAATAACTGAAAGACAGGTGTCATATAAAGGTTATTTTT
The nucleotide sequence above comes from Hypanus sabinus isolate sHypSab1 chromosome 11, sHypSab1.hap1, whole genome shotgun sequence. Encoded proteins:
- the si:ch211-121a2.4 gene encoding transmembrane protein 205, giving the protein MATDGEVTTLAKLLHLIFLSTFWGMQIWVTFISGFVMGSNLTRHTFGFIQSKLFPSYFHLGSACAFFNLMIFAIHHPSEQLNEEETFQIIILFICVTFAALNAQWFGQITSEIMADMHLIERSCGLGQDIGLSTNREAYNQLKESNPKYKALSKQLALYHNASSLCNLCCIICNGISLYYIAANLSTL